A stretch of DNA from Dioscorea cayenensis subsp. rotundata cultivar TDr96_F1 chromosome 4, TDr96_F1_v2_PseudoChromosome.rev07_lg8_w22 25.fasta, whole genome shotgun sequence:
aaaaaaatattgatataaaaatttatttattcataatgAGTCCTTAATTATGGATGCTACTAAATGAGAATATATAACAAGgcatttaatttttgattgtgAGCATACTCAAAGTATGTATTATGTATTGActtatcatatttattaataaataaataaataaataaataaaaatttaaagtgttatatatataagaagtgATAGTGAAAACCAAGCGGTCCAAGTCaaacataatatttaatttttcatcacGCAGTCTCATTTTGTGTCCAAAACACTGCAAGTTAGGTATTGGCTCTCCTCAAGCTTTTCTCATGCATACCCTTCAATAgttgcttaattatatatacatatatatggtgtatatatatattaaggtcAATTATGATCTACTTATCTAGAACAAATGAATAGAATGGTTTACACAAATATTTTCTCTAAAGTAATGCATAAAACATGTTAAAAGACTATGATAGGTTGAcggattaatttttaaaaacaattacatttaataatattattataaacctACTAAATAAATCATATGAGTCAGGTTagatcattttatattttaaataaatccaatttaagttttaatattttgaccaatttattaaatttacttTACTTTcaaactctaaattttttttttaaaaaaaagtttcgAAGGGAATCTAAACCACCATCATGCTAACAAGAAGCCAAAAACCACGTAGTATTtctttcataataaataaaataaaacaaaataattagaacCCAAGGTCAAAAAACAATAGCAGGGTTAGTTTGGACTGAACCATGGGTTACGGAAACACTATCACAGCCTCacaggaataaaataaaataaaataaaataaaaataaaaataaaaaaattatcaaatggaTTTGCGGACCATAGATAATAGTAAATTATCAAATATCTTATTCCATCAAAATTTTGGTATTTAGTACTATAGAACCCATTGATAAGCACCATCCACATCAACTTTATCAACTTGACTTGTATATACAAAACACTACCACCACCAATGCCTTTGCTTCTACCTCTTCTTCAACCACATCCTTAGAAGAAGCCATTAAAGCCATTAAaacctttctctttctctctagaTCCctcttatctctttttttttctctctctctctctgtgtatacatataataaataatattattaattaatttatatttattgatctATGGGTATGTGTTTATCATCTTCATATGAAGGGAAAGAAGAGAGTGATGAGAATATAGTGTGTAGAGTGGAAGAAGGGGGTTTATGTTGTAATAatggtgaagaaaaagaagaagaagaagaagaagggattaaaagtttggtttctttgtaTTCTCAACAAGGAAAGAAGGGTCCTAATCAAGATTGTGCCATCCTTTACCAGgtaccttctttttctttgatttctttctttatttttgtggctttttttttttttaattattaaaggTTTTAAGTAGAGCTCTAAAAATAGCTCTTTGATTATGATGTATTGGAGTTGCAAAGTAAAGTgattaattcttttctttttttttagggGTTATGAGGAACATTTCTGAGTTAATTTGTAGAATAATTCTCATGGTTTTATACCTTTTAATCAAGCTACAAAAAGACTGCTTTCATTTTCTTGCTCTCTTTCTCTATAGCAAGTGATTTTATTTGGAGTCCATTCACAACATAGAttagaaaaaagaagagaaatttaGTTAAGTATTtcataacatatatatgtataagattGGTATTACAAATTAAATCCCTTGAGAAGAGCTTGAAATTATATCCAGATGAGTAGTTCTGAGGTAGGTGATctatggaaaataaataaatttataataatgtgTGCATCCTTTATGTTAAAAGCTTGCTGCTATCTGATTGCTTAAATTTTACCTACTTTACAAATcagagttttgttttgttttgttgtaaaTAAAGCTATCTGATTGCATAATTATTTAACAagttccctctctctctctctctctctctatatatatatatatatatatctgatgaAAATAATTGGTATATGTGAAAATCCAAGATCTGATTGTAATAACAAGTGTAAATTATGTGTGGATGAATCAATTGACTTGGTTGTTGTTTTGATGAAATGCAAAAAGGGTTATGGAATGGAAGGTGTGTTCTGTGGGGTGTTTGATGGACATGGCAGGAATGGTCATATGGTTAGCAAACTAGTCAGGGATTACCTGCCATCAATATTAATCAATCAACGCGATGCGCTTATGTTGGCCGACAACACCGGTGTACTCACTGATAGCGATGATGATAGCTCGGTCGATGATGAGGACTACTCGTCGCCATCGCCGGCGTGGTTCGATGAGTGGAAACAGGCATGCATCAATGGCTTCAAAGCCATGGACAAAGAGCTTACATTTCAGCCTAATTTGGACTGCTCCTACAGTGGAACAACAGCAGTTACTATCATTAAGAAGGTATATAATTAACCAAAAGATTAGTGAAAGACCttacaaaaaaaacagaaaaactgAAGTTTTGATGATCTTGTGCTATGATGTTAGGgcaatgatttaattattgctAACCTTGGAGATTCACGAGCGGTTTTGGGAACGATATCGGATGATGGTTTCTTGAAAGCTGTTCAACTAACAACTGATCTGAAACCAGATTTACCAGGTAAGATATATGCAGTTCTATAAAGAATTGACAATTGTTCCCATATCAAGATGCATAAAACTGGATTTCAAAGTTGTGAACTCTGTAACATTGAGAGTTTTCTATATATATCAATACCAGTAAAACAAGTTGAGTAATGGGAATTGCAGAAGAAGcagaaagaataagaaagaaaaacgGCAGAGTGTTTGCACTGAGGGATGAGCCAAGAAATTATAGGGTGTGGTTACCTAATGACAACTTCCCTGGACTTGCAATGGCGCGCGCCTTTGGAGACTTACAGCTAAAAAACTACGGCATCATCGCTGTCCCCCAGGTTTCATACCACCTCCTGACAAGCAGGGATCAATTCATTGTGCTAGCAACTGATGGGGTAAAACATTGCTATTTCCATTACTCTGAATTCTTAAGtacattgataaaaaaaacattcattttTCTAATGCTGGTCTCACCTGAGAACACAGGTATGGGATGTGCTTACTAATGATCAAGTGGTGGCAATAGTATGGTCCACGAGTCGCAAAGAGGAGGCATCAAAGGCGGTAGTGGATGCAGCTGTCCGCGCTTGGAGACGCAAGTATCCTGCATCAAGAGCGGATGATTGCACTGCTGTTTGCCTCTTTCTGCAAGACCTGCAAatatgagcacaacttgcatCATTAGTGAAGGCATATGATGTTTCTAACTTTGTTTTCTAACAAGGAAAAGAATGTAGAACATTTGAAGGAAGTGGCCTATATTACTGTTTTTGTGCAAAAAGAGCAACCACTCATGCGGATC
This window harbors:
- the LOC120258188 gene encoding probable protein phosphatase 2C 12, with the protein product MGMCLSSSYEGKEESDENIVCRVEEGGLCCNNGEEKEEEEEEGIKSLVSLYSQQGKKGPNQDCAILYQGYGMEGVFCGVFDGHGRNGHMVSKLVRDYLPSILINQRDALMLADNTGVLTDSDDDSSVDDEDYSSPSPAWFDEWKQACINGFKAMDKELTFQPNLDCSYSGTTAVTIIKKGNDLIIANLGDSRAVLGTISDDGFLKAVQLTTDLKPDLPEEAERIRKKNGRVFALRDEPRNYRVWLPNDNFPGLAMARAFGDLQLKNYGIIAVPQVSYHLLTSRDQFIVLATDGVWDVLTNDQVVAIVWSTSRKEEASKAVVDAAVRAWRRKYPASRADDCTAVCLFLQDLQI